In the Brachyhypopomus gauderio isolate BG-103 chromosome 4, BGAUD_0.2, whole genome shotgun sequence genome, one interval contains:
- the LOC143512205 gene encoding histamine N-methyltransferase-like isoform X1, whose translation MKASEFEKTWGGVPRSGLSEKTRALYYVDDPEAAILFFQRLLQKNGKLLLILVSDVWMNCSEKSSGALTQIMIQSMSEVKDFTSALATWKDTTTSHGWRVWADDDA comes from the exons ATGAAAGCATCTGAGTTTGAGAAGACCtgggggggtgttccaagaagcgggttaagcgagaaaacccgg GCCTTGTACTACGTGGATGATCCCGAAGCTGCCATTTTGTTCTTCCAGAGGTTATTACAGAAGAATGGCAAACTCCTCCTCATCCTGGTCTCAG ATGTGTGGATGAACTGCTCAGAGAAGAGTTCTGGAGCCCTCACTCAGATTATGATCCAATCTATGTCTGAGGTTAAAGACTTTACCAGTGCCCTAGCCACATGGAaggacaccaccacctcccatgGCTGGAGAGTGTGGGCTGATGATGATGCTTGA
- the LOC143512204 gene encoding histamine N-methyltransferase-like yields the protein MAATLPSLMDDDPGYSKAFQAFLDSSTEHQSVKTFVEGPLRGILGRIGKGKPTLNVIGVGSGSGEMDLEIIRQIQLRHPKAKVDNEVVEPSSDMLVKYKDLVSKTSGLDHVTFTWNNMKTTEFEKTWKERNPKKKMDFIHMIQMLYYLEDPGAAVLFFRSLLRKNGKLLIILDTGDGGFAGLWDAYGAHFGKRQLNQGITVENMKNFLDARGITYQSYKIPAYVDITKCFIPGDEKGQHVLDLLTEVKEFSKTAPPELREAVMTKLRSPDCSQEVDGRILFNSTTEALVVDPSPRTHHPCCSVS from the exons atggcagccactttgCCCAGCTTGATGGACGATGATCCTGGATACTCAAAAGCATTCCAGGCTTTTTTGGACAGTTCCACTGAACACCAGAGTGTAAAAACATTTGTTGAAGGTCCTCTCCGAGGCATATTGGGCAG AATTGGAAAAGGGAAACCTACACTCAACGTGATCGGGGTGGGAAGTGGTTCAG GTGAGATGGACCTGGAAATCATCCGCCAGATACAGTTACGACACCCTAAGGCCAAAGTGGACAATGAGGTGGTGGAGCCCAGCAGTGACATGCTGGTCAAGTATAAAG ATTTAGTGTCGAAGACATCAGGTCTTGATCACGTTACCTTCACGTGGAATAACATGAAAACAACCGAGTTTGAGAAGACCTGGAAAGAGAGGAACCCTAAGAAAAAAATGGATTTCATCCACATGATTCAG atgtTGTACTATTTGGAGGATCCAGGCGCCGCAGTTTTGTTCTTCCGAAGTTTGTTACGCAAAAATGGCaaactgctcattattctggaCACAG GAGATGGTGGTTTCGCAGGGCTGTGGGATGCCTATGGAGCCCATTTTGGCAAACGCCAGCTTAACCAGGGGATTACAGTGGAGAACATGAAGAACTTCCTGGATGCAAGAGGAATCACCTACCAGAGCTATAAGATACCGGCGTACGTGGACATCACCAAGTGTTTCATACCTGGGGATGAGAAAGGCCAGCATGTACTGGACCTCCTGACTGAAGTGAAGGAGTTCAGTAAAACTGCCCCCCCAGAACTGAGGGAAGCCGTAATGACCAAGCTCAGAAGTCCAGACTGCAGTCAGGAGGTGGATGGCAGAATCTTATTTAATTCCACCACGGAGGCCTTAGTGGTTGACCCATCACCCAGGACCCATCACCCATGTTGTTCTGTTTCTTAG
- the LOC143512203 gene encoding histamine N-methyltransferase-like isoform X3, with amino-acid sequence MSAIQLHRHGLIHLLTWTIGNMAATLNSLMDSNPRYLEAFDECLKNSTEHQCMITFIQGPLQDALTSIGEGKTSLNVMGVGSGLGQIDLEIIRQLRLLHPKAKVDNEVVEPSSDMLDKYKDLVSKTSDLDHVTFTWNNMKTSEFEKAWKERNPDKKMDFIHMIQMLYYVEDSDATLLFFRSLLRKNGKLLIILLPGDTFDTMLWETYGAHFCKSGMNQFLTAKDVKNFMDTKGISYQSYSLPSYMDVTSCFIPGDVKGELLLDSMTEVQNFSKNASPELMEGVLKLLRDYIKQEDGKSMLDTSIEALLIDP; translated from the exons atgtctgcgattcAACTGCACag acaCGGACTCATTCACCTACTCACGTGGACAATAG GAAACATGGCAGCTACCCTCAACAGCTTGATGGACAGTAACCCCAGATACTTGGAGGCATTTGATGAATGTTTGAAGAACTCCACTGAACACCAGTGTATGATCACTTTCATTCAGGGTCCTCTACAAGACGCACTGACCAG TATCGGAGAGGGCAAAACTTCTCTCAATGTGATGGGGGTGGGAAGTGGTTTAG GTCAAATCGACCTGGAAATCATCCGCCAGCTCCGTTTACTCCACCCTAAGGCCAAAGTGGACAATGAGGTGGTGGAGCCCAGCAGTGACATGCTGGATAAGTATAAAG ATTTGGTGTCAAAGACATCAGACCTTGATCACGTTACCTTCACCTGGAATAACATGAAAACATCTGAGTTTGAGAAGGCTTGGAAAGAGAGGAACCCTGATAAAAAGATGGATTTCATCCACATGATTCAG ATGCTGTACTACGTGGAGGATTCAGACGCCACGCTTTTGTTCTTCAGGAGTCTGTTGAGGAAGAATGGCAAACTCCTCATCATTTTGCTCCCAG GAGACACTTTTGATACAATGCTGTGGGAAACCTATGGGGCCCATTTCTGCAAAAGTGGCATGAATCAGTTCCTTACCGCTAAAGATGTGAAGAACTTCATGGACACCAAAGGGATCTCCTACCAGAGTTACAGCCTGCCCTCGTACATGGATGTCACCAGCTGTTTCATTCCTGGGGATGTGAAGGGCGAGTTGCTATTGGACAGCATGACCGAAGTGCAGAACTTCAGTAAGAACGCCTCTCCAGAACTGATGGAAGGAGTGCTGAAGCTGCTCAGGGACTACATCAAGCAGGAGGATGGCAAAAGCATGCTCGACACTAGCATAGAGGCCTTACTCATAGACCCATAG
- the LOC143512205 gene encoding histamine N-methyltransferase-like isoform X2: protein MDFIHMIQALYYVDDPEAAILFFQRLLQKNGKLLLILVSDVWMNCSEKSSGALTQIMIQSMSEVKDFTSALATWKDTTTSHGWRVWADDDA from the exons ATGGATTTCATCCACATGATTCAG GCCTTGTACTACGTGGATGATCCCGAAGCTGCCATTTTGTTCTTCCAGAGGTTATTACAGAAGAATGGCAAACTCCTCCTCATCCTGGTCTCAG ATGTGTGGATGAACTGCTCAGAGAAGAGTTCTGGAGCCCTCACTCAGATTATGATCCAATCTATGTCTGAGGTTAAAGACTTTACCAGTGCCCTAGCCACATGGAaggacaccaccacctcccatgGCTGGAGAGTGTGGGCTGATGATGATGCTTGA
- the LOC143512203 gene encoding histamine N-methyltransferase-like isoform X2, translating to MKRRHSVNISAAATPSHGLIHLLTWTIGNMAATLNSLMDSNPRYLEAFDECLKNSTEHQCMITFIQGPLQDALTSIGEGKTSLNVMGVGSGLGQIDLEIIRQLRLLHPKAKVDNEVVEPSSDMLDKYKDLVSKTSDLDHVTFTWNNMKTSEFEKAWKERNPDKKMDFIHMIQMLYYVEDSDATLLFFRSLLRKNGKLLIILLPGDTFDTMLWETYGAHFCKSGMNQFLTAKDVKNFMDTKGISYQSYSLPSYMDVTSCFIPGDVKGELLLDSMTEVQNFSKNASPELMEGVLKLLRDYIKQEDGKSMLDTSIEALLIDP from the exons atgaaaagacggcacagtgtgaacatctctgcggccgctaccccctc acaCGGACTCATTCACCTACTCACGTGGACAATAG GAAACATGGCAGCTACCCTCAACAGCTTGATGGACAGTAACCCCAGATACTTGGAGGCATTTGATGAATGTTTGAAGAACTCCACTGAACACCAGTGTATGATCACTTTCATTCAGGGTCCTCTACAAGACGCACTGACCAG TATCGGAGAGGGCAAAACTTCTCTCAATGTGATGGGGGTGGGAAGTGGTTTAG GTCAAATCGACCTGGAAATCATCCGCCAGCTCCGTTTACTCCACCCTAAGGCCAAAGTGGACAATGAGGTGGTGGAGCCCAGCAGTGACATGCTGGATAAGTATAAAG ATTTGGTGTCAAAGACATCAGACCTTGATCACGTTACCTTCACCTGGAATAACATGAAAACATCTGAGTTTGAGAAGGCTTGGAAAGAGAGGAACCCTGATAAAAAGATGGATTTCATCCACATGATTCAG ATGCTGTACTACGTGGAGGATTCAGACGCCACGCTTTTGTTCTTCAGGAGTCTGTTGAGGAAGAATGGCAAACTCCTCATCATTTTGCTCCCAG GAGACACTTTTGATACAATGCTGTGGGAAACCTATGGGGCCCATTTCTGCAAAAGTGGCATGAATCAGTTCCTTACCGCTAAAGATGTGAAGAACTTCATGGACACCAAAGGGATCTCCTACCAGAGTTACAGCCTGCCCTCGTACATGGATGTCACCAGCTGTTTCATTCCTGGGGATGTGAAGGGCGAGTTGCTATTGGACAGCATGACCGAAGTGCAGAACTTCAGTAAGAACGCCTCTCCAGAACTGATGGAAGGAGTGCTGAAGCTGCTCAGGGACTACATCAAGCAGGAGGATGGCAAAAGCATGCTCGACACTAGCATAGAGGCCTTACTCATAGACCCATAG
- the LOC143512203 gene encoding histamine N-methyltransferase-like isoform X4, with the protein MSIHGLIHLLTWTIGNMAATLNSLMDSNPRYLEAFDECLKNSTEHQCMITFIQGPLQDALTSIGEGKTSLNVMGVGSGLGQIDLEIIRQLRLLHPKAKVDNEVVEPSSDMLDKYKDLVSKTSDLDHVTFTWNNMKTSEFEKAWKERNPDKKMDFIHMIQMLYYVEDSDATLLFFRSLLRKNGKLLIILLPGDTFDTMLWETYGAHFCKSGMNQFLTAKDVKNFMDTKGISYQSYSLPSYMDVTSCFIPGDVKGELLLDSMTEVQNFSKNASPELMEGVLKLLRDYIKQEDGKSMLDTSIEALLIDP; encoded by the exons atgtccat acaCGGACTCATTCACCTACTCACGTGGACAATAG GAAACATGGCAGCTACCCTCAACAGCTTGATGGACAGTAACCCCAGATACTTGGAGGCATTTGATGAATGTTTGAAGAACTCCACTGAACACCAGTGTATGATCACTTTCATTCAGGGTCCTCTACAAGACGCACTGACCAG TATCGGAGAGGGCAAAACTTCTCTCAATGTGATGGGGGTGGGAAGTGGTTTAG GTCAAATCGACCTGGAAATCATCCGCCAGCTCCGTTTACTCCACCCTAAGGCCAAAGTGGACAATGAGGTGGTGGAGCCCAGCAGTGACATGCTGGATAAGTATAAAG ATTTGGTGTCAAAGACATCAGACCTTGATCACGTTACCTTCACCTGGAATAACATGAAAACATCTGAGTTTGAGAAGGCTTGGAAAGAGAGGAACCCTGATAAAAAGATGGATTTCATCCACATGATTCAG ATGCTGTACTACGTGGAGGATTCAGACGCCACGCTTTTGTTCTTCAGGAGTCTGTTGAGGAAGAATGGCAAACTCCTCATCATTTTGCTCCCAG GAGACACTTTTGATACAATGCTGTGGGAAACCTATGGGGCCCATTTCTGCAAAAGTGGCATGAATCAGTTCCTTACCGCTAAAGATGTGAAGAACTTCATGGACACCAAAGGGATCTCCTACCAGAGTTACAGCCTGCCCTCGTACATGGATGTCACCAGCTGTTTCATTCCTGGGGATGTGAAGGGCGAGTTGCTATTGGACAGCATGACCGAAGTGCAGAACTTCAGTAAGAACGCCTCTCCAGAACTGATGGAAGGAGTGCTGAAGCTGCTCAGGGACTACATCAAGCAGGAGGATGGCAAAAGCATGCTCGACACTAGCATAGAGGCCTTACTCATAGACCCATAG
- the LOC143512203 gene encoding histamine N-methyltransferase-like isoform X5, with protein MAATLNSLMDSNPRYLEAFDECLKNSTEHQCMITFIQGPLQDALTSIGEGKTSLNVMGVGSGLGQIDLEIIRQLRLLHPKAKVDNEVVEPSSDMLDKYKDLVSKTSDLDHVTFTWNNMKTSEFEKAWKERNPDKKMDFIHMIQMLYYVEDSDATLLFFRSLLRKNGKLLIILLPGDTFDTMLWETYGAHFCKSGMNQFLTAKDVKNFMDTKGISYQSYSLPSYMDVTSCFIPGDVKGELLLDSMTEVQNFSKNASPELMEGVLKLLRDYIKQEDGKSMLDTSIEALLIDP; from the exons ATGGCAGCTACCCTCAACAGCTTGATGGACAGTAACCCCAGATACTTGGAGGCATTTGATGAATGTTTGAAGAACTCCACTGAACACCAGTGTATGATCACTTTCATTCAGGGTCCTCTACAAGACGCACTGACCAG TATCGGAGAGGGCAAAACTTCTCTCAATGTGATGGGGGTGGGAAGTGGTTTAG GTCAAATCGACCTGGAAATCATCCGCCAGCTCCGTTTACTCCACCCTAAGGCCAAAGTGGACAATGAGGTGGTGGAGCCCAGCAGTGACATGCTGGATAAGTATAAAG ATTTGGTGTCAAAGACATCAGACCTTGATCACGTTACCTTCACCTGGAATAACATGAAAACATCTGAGTTTGAGAAGGCTTGGAAAGAGAGGAACCCTGATAAAAAGATGGATTTCATCCACATGATTCAG ATGCTGTACTACGTGGAGGATTCAGACGCCACGCTTTTGTTCTTCAGGAGTCTGTTGAGGAAGAATGGCAAACTCCTCATCATTTTGCTCCCAG GAGACACTTTTGATACAATGCTGTGGGAAACCTATGGGGCCCATTTCTGCAAAAGTGGCATGAATCAGTTCCTTACCGCTAAAGATGTGAAGAACTTCATGGACACCAAAGGGATCTCCTACCAGAGTTACAGCCTGCCCTCGTACATGGATGTCACCAGCTGTTTCATTCCTGGGGATGTGAAGGGCGAGTTGCTATTGGACAGCATGACCGAAGTGCAGAACTTCAGTAAGAACGCCTCTCCAGAACTGATGGAAGGAGTGCTGAAGCTGCTCAGGGACTACATCAAGCAGGAGGATGGCAAAAGCATGCTCGACACTAGCATAGAGGCCTTACTCATAGACCCATAG
- the LOC143512203 gene encoding histamine N-methyltransferase-like isoform X1, with the protein MCLLGLASIRFDESQRNKKRSFPNRFPLITLKRQRHGLIHLLTWTIGNMAATLNSLMDSNPRYLEAFDECLKNSTEHQCMITFIQGPLQDALTSIGEGKTSLNVMGVGSGLGQIDLEIIRQLRLLHPKAKVDNEVVEPSSDMLDKYKDLVSKTSDLDHVTFTWNNMKTSEFEKAWKERNPDKKMDFIHMIQMLYYVEDSDATLLFFRSLLRKNGKLLIILLPGDTFDTMLWETYGAHFCKSGMNQFLTAKDVKNFMDTKGISYQSYSLPSYMDVTSCFIPGDVKGELLLDSMTEVQNFSKNASPELMEGVLKLLRDYIKQEDGKSMLDTSIEALLIDP; encoded by the exons ATGTGCTTGCTAGGACTTGCATCAATAAGATTTGATGAATCGCAAAGAAATAAAAAGCGATCGTTTCCAAACCGGTTCCCACTCATCACTCTTAAGAGGCAGAG acaCGGACTCATTCACCTACTCACGTGGACAATAG GAAACATGGCAGCTACCCTCAACAGCTTGATGGACAGTAACCCCAGATACTTGGAGGCATTTGATGAATGTTTGAAGAACTCCACTGAACACCAGTGTATGATCACTTTCATTCAGGGTCCTCTACAAGACGCACTGACCAG TATCGGAGAGGGCAAAACTTCTCTCAATGTGATGGGGGTGGGAAGTGGTTTAG GTCAAATCGACCTGGAAATCATCCGCCAGCTCCGTTTACTCCACCCTAAGGCCAAAGTGGACAATGAGGTGGTGGAGCCCAGCAGTGACATGCTGGATAAGTATAAAG ATTTGGTGTCAAAGACATCAGACCTTGATCACGTTACCTTCACCTGGAATAACATGAAAACATCTGAGTTTGAGAAGGCTTGGAAAGAGAGGAACCCTGATAAAAAGATGGATTTCATCCACATGATTCAG ATGCTGTACTACGTGGAGGATTCAGACGCCACGCTTTTGTTCTTCAGGAGTCTGTTGAGGAAGAATGGCAAACTCCTCATCATTTTGCTCCCAG GAGACACTTTTGATACAATGCTGTGGGAAACCTATGGGGCCCATTTCTGCAAAAGTGGCATGAATCAGTTCCTTACCGCTAAAGATGTGAAGAACTTCATGGACACCAAAGGGATCTCCTACCAGAGTTACAGCCTGCCCTCGTACATGGATGTCACCAGCTGTTTCATTCCTGGGGATGTGAAGGGCGAGTTGCTATTGGACAGCATGACCGAAGTGCAGAACTTCAGTAAGAACGCCTCTCCAGAACTGATGGAAGGAGTGCTGAAGCTGCTCAGGGACTACATCAAGCAGGAGGATGGCAAAAGCATGCTCGACACTAGCATAGAGGCCTTACTCATAGACCCATAG